Within the Nicotiana tabacum cultivar K326 chromosome 11, ASM71507v2, whole genome shotgun sequence genome, the region AAGGTCTTTTTCACCTAACCtattctttttcttccttcttgtATCCTCAAATCTCCTGACTTTTTTCATTTCTAACATATTTAAGAACTCTTCTTGTTCTCTATACCAGCAAACATATAAAGCCATTGCCACTGCTTCATTAAACAATGCTATCCCTTTTGTTGTTAAGTCAGAAACTAGAGATGTTGTTCATGTATCTGATAAACCAGCAGCTGATTTAGACTTACCATCTGAGTTCCTTGCTTTCACATCTCCACATCAACTGCCATTTGGAGTCAACCCGAGCTTTAATTCTGACAAACTCATCCCTCCCGTTGGCCGTCCATGTACTATGTTTCCAGATTTACTTCGGCGTTACATGTCATACAAAATCAATGGATCTTGTCCTGATGATGAGCTCCTGGCACAGAAGCTGCTTCTCAAAGGTAGTGTTAGAAATTAGGAAATAATTAGAAAAACTTGTTAAAGGACTATTTCGGTGAAATAACGGTTTTAACTCACAAATCTTCAACTTTTATTTCCATTTGAAATTCATATCCAGACACAACATAACTTTCCAAGttctctttttcaacttcaacttcaattacttttcttttttcaacGTCAACCAAATATTGGCTGAACGCTTACCTGCAAATATAGTAAAGGTTTAGAATCACTATAATTCTGTAAATAAGAACAGAAGTTACTCAAAAGGGgaaccttggcgtaactggtaaagttgctgccatgtgaccaggaggtcatgggttcgagcTGTGGAAACAGCCTTTCGCAAACatgcagggtaaggttgcgtacaatagacccttgtggtccagtCCTTTCCTGGACCccacgcatagcgggagcttaatgCACCGGGCTGCAATTTTAAGAACAGGAGTTACTCAATTCATTCCTCAAaatctcttctttctattttctttacAGGTTGTGAGCCTCTCCCTCGCCGTAGATGCCGTCCTGCAGCTCAACAGGAATATGTTGAGCCTTATCCTCTTCCTGAGAGCTTGTGGATTACTCCATCAGATTCATCTGTAGTTTGGACAGCATATACATGCAAAAGCTATGAATGTCTAATCAacaggaaaaaaaatcaaaaagcatTTGATGATTGCAAAGACTGCTTTGATCTCAATGGCAGAGAGAAAAATCGTTGGTTGTCCAAAAAGGGAGCTGGCCTTGACTTCTCTATTGATGAAGTACTAGCAGTGAAGAAGCCGGGTACAATCAGAATAGGGCTTGACATTGGTGGAGGCGTAGCTACATTTGCTGTAAGAATGAGAGAAAGGAACATAACAATATTAACAACTTCAATGAATCTCAATGGTCCTTTCAATACATTTATAGCATCAAGAGGAGTCGTACCTTTGTACATAAGCATTTCGCAACGACTTCCTTTCTTTGACAATACACTGGATATAGTTCACTCAATGCATGTGCTGAGTAATTGGATACCCACAACTCTGCTCCACTTCTTATTATTCGACATCTATAGGGTGCTTCGGCCTGGTGGGCTGTTCTGGCTTGACCATTTTTTCTGTGTTGGTGAGCAATTTGAGCAAGTCTATGCTCCTCTTATTGACAGCATTGGGTTTAATAAGGTCAAGTGGGTCGTTGGGCGAAAGATGGACAGAGGCCCCGAGCTGAATGAGATGTATCTTTCAGCACTGTTGGAGAAGCCACTGAAGAACTCTTGGTGATAGTATTAGatgtttcttttactttcttaCTTTTGATAGTTATAGAAGAGAAGATAGAAGGaggtgtttattttttttaaaattatagattCATTTCAGATGACATCTTCTGGCATAAACTAGCAGTTTGAGGTAGCTTGAGTATGATTTTGTAATGTTGGTGGGCTAAACCTTATTTAGCTTTTGAATTTGCTGAAAACCAGATTCCATTATTCAGAACAAAAGGTTTTACTGTTAAAGTATCGAAATCCATTTGTGAAGCACCAGATTGAAAATGTTTGAAATTAAGATAAATATGTCATTACAATCGACAAAACCATTTCCAAGCAATAGTTAAAAAAAGGTCCATATGCACAGCATCACCAATAACATTTAACAGAGAAATAATGTTCTGCACGAGTTAAGTTATCCTTAATAGATCTTCTGTTACAATAACTTGAATGTGTTTGAATATAGTAATTTCTAAGTCTTTTGTGATTCTTCCGAAAGGCACCTTAATATCAATTattgttttctttgtattttccaTGCTGAAACTATGAGAGTTTATGGATATATGCTTCATGAAAAGCATCTGATAATTCAGAGGACAGCCTTCTGAAGTTCACATGAACTGGAGCTTACAAGTAGACCTTTAATGTTTTCTGCAAGTTATGGTGGTTGACGTAGAAGATTGCCTTAATTAAGTCATGTAAGGAAAAATTCAAATTGGCTTGTATTATTAGCAAGTTATATATCTTGCTGGTGGATACTTGTGAAAGTCAATCTGGAATATAGATGAGCTGCTTAAAATTATTTTGTGTTTTGCCATATTATTAGCAAGTTATACAACTTGCTGGTGGAAATGTGACACTGCCATCCAAATTTCAGATCAAGCGTCACTAAGCAAGTCTTGAAATGAAGGTTGGCTAATCAAATAACAAAATCTTTTCTTCTAGTTCTCCCCAGCATAGACAGTGAAATGACCCTTTGGAACATCTCCAGATGTTGAAGACATTGGAGGAGTCGGTTTGCATGAAGTATACAAGGTGCTCAGATAGCAATAATCTTATAAATTTATGTTTTATCTATGTAGTATTTTGCCAAAGGAAGGATAACGTCAAGGACTTAGAATTTAGAAAATGAAAGCTGGGAATTCGCTTGACCTTTACAAAGAGCTGAATTATCAGAAAACTCCCGTGGCAGAAGCAGGATTTTCATCAAGGGgattcaaaataatttaaaagtacACGTGAAAAAGCGAAGGGGATTCAATATCTAatgtatataaatacataaaaatttAACCTTATATACACAGTGTAATTTTAAGGCGATCCACCCTCTAACTCTGCccctatgtgtgtgtgtgtatgtgtgtgtatagagagagagagagagtaacgATAAGCCCAGACTGTTGATGAATAGTCTTGAAAGACTAAAATGCCATTTAATGGGCACAACTGAAAGACAATAGCATATGGTTTTGCCTATTAATCATCTAACCATCACTTTCATAGTGTGGCCACATATTTCAACCCATGTGTTTAAAACATTTTTGTTTTGATCAAGTCAAGATCATGTTGATTCAACCTATAAATGTTAACAGGGTGAATATAAGATCATTTTAGAAGACAGTCATGTTGAATCAATGTTAATCTCAATAGAGTGAATATAAGATCTCTTTGAGAgcttatttgtgataattttctTACTGTCCACTCGGTTCATTCTAAATGAATTTGAGTAAATAGAAAAATGTCAGCCAGAAGATGGAGTCTAATTAAGCTCATGTTTTGGACAAATAGAGCGACACGTTGCAGTAATGGCAGAATCCTGCCCCAAAGACTGGTTTCTGCCGAAAATGTAGATTTAACTTACAACAACAGAAATTGCTAATGCAAGGTACAAGTACCAAAACACTACAAATAACAAGAAGCATAAACTGATACAGTGGGTTTACATCTCATTTGCAAAATCATCACTCAAAGCAGTGAGTAACTACAAGAGATTTTTTCGTTTCATCTTCAACTTGGTTGACAATATATATACAAACCCCAAAGCTACACAGGGTGTAACTATATATAGACGAGGTATTCTCAAGTTGTTTCACTGATCAAGTACAACTTCTGACCATCAGAAATCAAACCTATATCAAGTATTTTACCTGCATCTTCTGATAAAATACAAGAGCCAGATGGAAAGTTGAGTTGTTCCGATGCTGTAGTAACGAGCTCTTCCATACTCTTAGGTATCCACAGTACAACACCATGTTTCCTGAGATCCTTGGGCTCCCATGGGTGGAAAGGAAACACAGTACACTTCTGTGGGTGCATTTTTTCTGTTATACACAGATTATATGGTTAGCGGGCTTAAAAAAGTTTAGCTAATAGAAAAATGTAGCTAATAAAAGAAGTTGTAGCCCCGTTATTCAGCTTTTGGGAGAAGAGTAATAATTGATGACCACAGGTAACAATGAATATTCAGTTAACCCTTGTCTTGTTCCTCTTCAAGTCACTTTTTCATGCTTTTTGGTCTTTGTTTTAGGTGAGTAATAAAGGGGGAGCAAGTGGAGCAACGGAGTCTCCCAGATCAAATAAGCAGCGGTACCACATAAAGGGTATTATTATAAACTCctaaatataatattttccaCTGTACTTGGTGAAAGTGTTGCTTCTGTAATACCTGAGATCTCGTGTGGAGCAATAGGGAATTCCGATATCTGAGCTGATTTTGCTTCTTCCAGAAGCTTGGTCAATTGATTGTTTCCACTTAGTCTAGCTTCATCAAATGGAGTATTTCCCCATCTGCAACATAACAAGTTCCCTTAGTTTTAAGTGGCTAACTGGTACATGTATGCACAATTCAGCTAGTACCATGTACTAAAGTTCTGAAAGAGCAACCACGATGATTCACCTCGATAACTCGATTAGCCTTAAAACTTGACGGAAAAAAACTACACCAAGCTCAggagaagaattgactaagaatCTAATAAGCTCAATTCAGAAGTAAAACTACCCCATGTCTCCACTGATCATGTACAATTCAAGGCATTTTGAGATTGAACCATGATGGACTTAACAACAAGTTCTCCTAGGTCCTCAAAGAGATATTTTTATAACAGGTTTAATCTCAAGAAAATTGTGTTGGGATCTTTCCTCATGTTTGAGAATTCATTCACATTCTTGATTCGTCTCTATCTCGTTATGTCGATGACAGGAAAAATACGAAAAGCAAATAGTGTAACTTACGAATTCACCGATTAGTGATTAGAAAATCTATCAGTTTTCAAAAGCCTGGAATTGAAGCAGTTAATTTTAAAAGCATGAATCTCAAATTGATTTGGCATTACTATGCTATAAATCAAAAAATAGCAAGAGTAAAATTTCTCATCATATGTAAAAAGGCGatttggaaaaaagaagaagaaaaattgatAGGTTAAAGGATGCAAGATTCAAGAACATAATTATGCCTCACTCCCAACTCCCAAGTTAGTTGGGGTTGGCTATATGAATTCGCACTATCCATTTCACTACATTTGGACCCGGATGCAAGATTCAACAATCAACAGGAAAAAATTACTCTCTTGAAGAATTTTCAAATACTGATAGCAACAATATAAAGTAACGTTCATGTTTCCCAACAAGTTAAGCACGTAAGTCTACCTTATGTTTATGACAAAAGGTAGCTTGCTCTAAACTAAAGATTCCATACTGATCTTAAGAAGTGACTTCAATAATGTAGCAATAAAGATTTAACTGGTACCTGTCTTTCGAGAAAACAGAAGCACCAGCTCCCAGAAGCAATCTCGCCATCGCGAATAATCCTTGAGAAGCCGCTACATGGAGTGGTGTTCGGTGATCATAGTCTTTGGAGTTTGGATCAATACCATTGGACAACAGCCTTCGTAGTAGATCCGAATCCCCCTTTGCAACCAACATACACAAAAAACTACCAGCATTTTCGATCTTCAAGAAAGCACCTTCCTTAACAAGTAATGAAGCAACACGATCGTGTCCATTCTTGATAGCTTCAAACAGCGGTGTGGTATCAAAGTTGTCTATTTGGAGAAGAGCATGAGTTACAATTATATTTGAGAAGAAGGAAGTTCACAGGTGAAATACAGTTTGTAAAACTTACCTGAAGCATTGAGATCGACACCTTCTTGGATAAGGAAAAGAGAGATGTCTTCATATCCTCTGGACGCTGCAAGATGCTGTTCGTAACAAAACCTTGATTAGGAATATTTTTTCACTCTATCTTCAGCCTTATTTTAGACTCATTTGGTTTGCTTATTTTTCTTAAAGACAGAATCAGTATTTTGATAACAAGCACCTGAAACTTAATAACCCATATTCCTTAAAGGAGAATCCTTCCAAACCGTGCTCTATGATTTACAAATTTGCACACCCAAGAAAGAAATTCATGAGCTTGGAAACAAAACTGATTATGAACAAAAAGAAAATCCCACTCATGAACTGACAATAGCAACTCATGACAAACTTtttgtaaaataaacaactcgtCAGAAAATTGAGAAGAAGTAATGGAACAGAAATAATATATGTTTCCTTTGGCGAGACCCATACCAAAGGAGATCTTCCATCATAATCTTTCTTGTTGGGATCAGCTCCAGCTCGGATCAGACCCTTCAGCTGGTGCAAATCACCATGATAAGCTGCACTATTCACTTTCAAAGCAAGCTCAGCCTCTTGTTTCCCAATATGGAATGTTATATCTGACTCCACTTGCTTCACACGAAGATCAGAATCTTTTCCCTGTCAGTTAAGACTGCTTTTAGGCCTTTTGAGTCCATAAGCATTTCTAATGCAAAAGCAGTTAATGCCCAAAAGGAGAAATACAATTAGTAAGGGTCGAGAACGGCATGCCACCCAAGACAGATTACCTCTAATAAGTTAGTCAAAATTCTTCTCCCGTCATGAAAATAGATCtccaaaatatttgaaaatgatTGCTTATCAATCCGTATGAGTCTGCATAGTTCACACACACGGACAGTATATGGTTGTGGAATGTTGCAAAGAATGGATATTTCCCCAAACGAGCTATTTGGCTCAAGAAGTGCTACTCTCTCTTCTGACCCATCATTCCCTATACCAATTTCCTCCTGGACCAAGATAACCACAATAAGTCTCAAACTATTAGCTGCAACTCGACGCCAAACATGAATAGATAAGTCAGCAGCTGTAAGATTTGCAAAAATTTTGGAGCAATGGAAAGCTAGAAACCAGTGACTTGCTATTTTCTCTCCTTTTCTAGAGTTTTTGATCACATCATCGCAGTCTAACAATTTCCTAGCTGCAGTTCTGGAACCAAGTCCATAATAGATACAGAACTAGTGATATTAATATGGTTTGGAAACCCAAGCTAACGTATGGTAGAATATATATTTTCTAAGGCGATAAAAGAATATAGGCTTATTATTATAACGTAAAATGTCGCACAATAGAAAATAATAAGCAGCAATAATAATAGTAGAGTAATGTACCAGAACACCATGACAGACAAAATAAAGTTGGTCTACCACATGCCCCTGTTCCATGATCACTTCTCCTGGAAGGAAAAATTCTTCACACACTCTAGTTACCTGAAAATTTATCACAAAAATCAGTAATTCCCACTCAGCTCTAGATTTATCTTAATTAACTGGGCCCAGTAATAATCAAACAGAAAGGCATGAGGCAAGCATTCAAAGATATACATGAAGAGTAGAGAGAAGAAGCATGCATGTCAAATTGTTTCAAATTTAGCGGAGTGTTACAATGCAGGTCGAATAGGCAGAAAATCGTATCTACATGCAGAAAACACACATAAACTTACCAAGGACCATTTCTACAAATGTCTTATCAACCTAGGATCCCAACCTTGCTGCCCTAGGGGATTCTTAAAACAGGTAAAACGCATTAAGCACATTGAAGAAGTACGAACTGCAATACAATTTAATTAAGCAGGCAAACTTGAAATAAAGATGTCTTATGTAAGCCGCTTATGTAATTCAGAACATGAGCAAAGACCGGATGTTAGATTAATAGCTGGCTCATTGTGGAACATATGGTGTGGGTCTTCTATTCTTTTCTGCTTCACTAGGATCAGCATAGCAAGTGATGAGGATCTTTATAAGCCATCATTTTCTAGAGGTGTGGCAAAATATCTCATATAGTCATGAATCTCAATTAGAGTGAAAATAGAACAGACCTCTTCAGAAAAGAGAGGATAGAAACACTGTTTTGAGATTAAATAAACAATCATTGACAAAGTAACTTACAATTTGACTTATGAATTCTGAGGAGCAGTCCCTgaaaagaggaatattttcaatGCAAGACTGATATAACGTCTGGGATATCTGCGAAAATGTTCAAGTTTTAGTCACAGTATTACTGAAGGAATGTTATATGCATCAGCAATGAGAAGGAAAGgtcaaaataaaatacaagaaagaaTGTGAACTCTAGAAGCGCTAACAAAGATGGTTAACGTGCTTTTTGACAACAAAAGAAATTTCCAAGTGAATAACCCACCCACCCACTCAAAAACAAATTCGTGTATATTGATCTTGCTTCTTTTAAAGTCAGGGAGTGATTTTTTCTGCCCTGTGGGTTTGGAAAAACTAAAGCTTTCTGCtcaaaccacaacaacaacaacaacaacaacaacaacaacaacaacaacaacaacaacaacaacggcacagtataatcccacaagtgggatctggggagggtaatatgtacgcacaCCTTATCCCTACctcgaggggcagagaggctgtttccaggagaccctcggctcaagaaagcaacaagagacgatatattagtactatcaatagtattatcaatagactcataataacataacataaaataacaaaataacagcaatataagaaatataggaaatacgaaaaaGATGGAAGGTATAATAATATCCAGcagataaagccctgcatcagtagctGACCAGTAGCATCCTgaagactaactcctaactggctagtctcactctgcTCAAACCCTATTAACAAATCCCAAAACAGCATAACCAGATAATTGTTTTACTAATGAATGATCTCTGGCAACAAGAATTACGGAACTGAAAACCGTCCTACAGTAGTGAATTCCTTCTCACATAAGTAGTGACCTGCACTAATGGTGTAACAAATGCCCTACCACATGTGTATAAATTTATTTGTGTGTGTCAGGGAGAGAAAAAGCAACATTAGACGAAATCATTATATTTCAGAACCCACGACATCTAAGTTATAGACCCGTCACTTTCTTTTACATACTACCTATTATTCTCTGTGTAACAACGGAAAACTAACTGGTAATTAACTCGTATGGTTTTATAGCACCGTAAACTGAggaaaacagaaaagaaaccaaGCAATTCAAAGAATTCAAATAGCCGATTCTAATGTTTCAGAGTACAGGAAATTTAGTGAACATAGAGCCATGCAAACAATGAGTTACATGGAGatttttccttttgtttattTACCTTAGCTCGGATTGAGATGGGAAGGTCCTGAAGAACAGCTGCATCAGTGTAAGCGCTTTCATATTGTAATCGCAAGTGATCTTTAATTTGAGTACGAATATCTCTTCCGAGTCTATTTCTGTTCATATAGTTCATAAGATCTGTCATTTTATCCCTGTATCGGACGGTTTTTGATCCCTTGACAATCAGTGCTGTCATATTACCGATCAAATAAGCACCAAGAATCATGTCAAAAGAGACATAAATCATAACAAATATCATTTCCCTCAGATTGACTGCATGTATGTCACCGTAGCCTGTAGGACCGAAAGACACCTTCTACTATTAGTAGGATGTGATTGCATATCCAGAAAAGGTATAAAAAGAGTGCCATGAGTTAGGAAGAGAATGTTCAAATTAATACTAAGCATTACGAAAGAAAAGAAATCTTCCTTCAAAATGTATGATTTTTTTCCAAAACAAACGACTTCTTTTTATATAGTCTTCAAATAATTTCTTCTGGTTATATTATTCCTATTacccaaaacaccaaaataaatcACTATGTTAATACCAAAACCTTTTACAATGATACCAATTTATGAATATCTATATTTATCCATCTTCAACAGTATCTATTGTATTAACTCCAAAACTTTTTAAAGTAATACCAATTTATGAATATCTATATTTATCCATCTTCAACAGTATCTATTCTATCTTCCTATTTTTTTGTTACCTATTTTCTCTATTATCTTTTTCTTTGGTTCTGGGGAGGGGATGTGGAAAAGATGTCATGCATGATATTAGTGATAACTTGATGTGCACGTAAAATCATTCAATTTTTATGACTACTCAGCTTAACGCTGCCAAATTGATTATTTGTAAATAAAGATAACAGGACATCTCGGAAACAGAAAGGAAACAGGCATATTTTGAGATCCACCGGGTGTCACGCTTTCAGTTTCGTTGATAAGCTCAAAACATGCATAAATAGTGGATCAATTGGAAAAGAATGATTATTTAGGCAAATCTAAATGTATAAAGGTTAGAGCTCGCTTTAGGGGATTAGAATAGATTGAAAAGCCATAACAAGCACTACCACTGTCAACTAAACCATATTACTTTGTACTATTTTAGACCTGCACTTGAAGATACTTCTATGATTCAGACATCCGATTCAGGTACTTATATTCTAAACTTAATCTAATCCATAGAAGATAAAATGAACACAAATTGGAGGGCAAAGGTTTCAGTTCTAGTCTTGGATGGAAACTGCCACATGTTGAACTTCAACTTCGGGGTTTGAGACCTTTATAATTGTCAAATGAAATCTAGAGACAACTTATATCATATGACACAAAATAAGAAGTTTCTTTGCATGAAAAATGTCTGCACCCTCCGTTTTAGAACTGGGACAGTGAAACTTGAAAGGAAGCAATAGACATACCCACAGTTGCCATAGTGACAATGGCAAAATACAGAGAAGTGATGTATCGCCTCCAGAGATCAATCTCTCTAAAGTGTGAATAACTGTAGTCTCCCAGGGTCAAACTCCCAATCCATGTGTAACCTTCTTTCTCTTCAGGCAGAGTAGTAGCCAAAAAGTAAAAGATGCAAGCTGCTGTATGCGTGCAATAGAGTTCAACAACGATAAGTTTTAATATCCTAGTGAAGAGATAATTGATCCGAATATCTTTCTCCATCTTCTGAAAAAAGTCATTGACTCGGCGCACCCTGCTTAACCTAATCCATAAAAGGTATCTCAATCCCTCTTTTTTGCCAGCAGCCTGATTATTTCAAATGGAACAGCGTTAGTTTAAAAAGCACTACTTGAACCAAGTATCTAACATGAAATGCAGGTATCAGTTCATTTAAAATTTTGGTCTTGGCCAAGAGTATAACTAATAGGAAATAAAGTAGAAAAAAAGAGCTTCCACTCCATTGTCTTGCTGACAAGAAAGCAAGTTTCTCTTTACTAGGTTGCATGGAAGTTAATGGAGAGAGGAGCATATTAAGACAAGTGAGCTTATCAATTTATTTAAGTAGAGTTATGCCTCTGAGCCTCTCAAGAATGGATGCTTACATTTACAAGCTATGGAGAGATGAGCATATTTAAATGAATGTCACCAAACAGCAGTTTAGTCCTCCCTATTGTTCATCATCGTCATATTCTCTAATAACTGCCAAATACTGGTTTGCTTTGCATTTTCTAGAACATCTGGTGGATGTCCAAGATTAAGTAAAAGATTGACTGATTAAATGGTGCTAGGGAATTAAAAAGTGCACCTTATAAATGTTATCCCACGGCATGCAACTGAGAAAATCCAAGATAAAATGAGTTTTCAAGTACCTGCAACGAGAGAAGATCAGCTAAACTACTTAAAAGGCATACCTTCTGTTGCATCCCTCCTCGGTGGTGGATTCAGAATTTAGACGCAGAGAGTTTTGAAACTATAGGATCGATTCTGAAATGTTTATATAACTTTATCTATACTTGTTTTTAACACGTATATACTAGATTCGACCATGAAACACTAGGTTCTGTCCAACCTGCGAAACGATGGTAGAATTCGTCACTATCTTTGTGCAAAATAGTAAAGCATGAGGGGAAAGGGGACTGACCGAAGAGCAATAGGGGTTCGTTTATGCACCATCTTGTATGTCTGACTATCTCTGTAAGCTACAAAGAATTGCACGACTATGTCGACAAGAAAAGCTATTTGGCCACAAATGTCTAAGAGAAAAAGCTTCCTGGGCAATCCCTTGAAGAATGCAAACTCCATTGGAGTAAAAAAAGATGAATAAATCGCCCAAATCAGGATAAACTTCTCCCATATCTTGTACCACCTGCATCAAGTTTTTCTAGATTATCAGTTTGAAATGTCAAAGAAATTTTCCCCGAGGCTTAAAGGAGGTAAGAGATATGAAACCACTTTTGGCGctaaaataatactccctctatTTGGGTTTATgcgaaactatttttttttgtccgttccaaaaagaatgacccgtTTCttaatttggtaacaatttagcttaaatttacaattctacccttaatgataaacttttataaccacacaaataatgTAGGCCCCTGTTTGACTTGCTTAggatcacaaatttcaaaagtctttattttttcttaaacttcgtatcCAATCAAACAGATTTATATAAATTGGAATGGAAGGAGTACTAGAATAGAGAAAGCAACTGATGAAAATAAAAACTTTTATAATTTTCTTTCCATTATTGAATGATGTACTATTACAAAGAGTAAAATGAGAGTTATTTGTAAAAATTATCAAATGTTGGGTTTAACCTTGTGAAATCTTAAAAtagagtacaacaacaacaacaacaacaacccagtataatcccacttagtggggtctggggagggtagtgtgtacgcagaccttacccctactctggggtagagagactgttttcaaatagaccctcggcatccttacctccaagaacttcccaccttgctcttgggtagACTCGAAATCTTAAAATAGAGTGAAtggaaaataaagagaaaatgaaaattttgaatttcCCTCTTTaaaaagggacattgtcccatattggaggagaaaaatagttttgatgagtatatatacaattgcacttcttctaactcttaaagagttgagaagaaggcaagcctcgtgtCGTCGTtgttaggggtgttcataaaaatccgaaaaaccgaaccaaacagACCAGaaaaatcgatactttttggtttggtttggttttggttttgaaatttaaaaaccgatcaaatttggtttggtttggttttaataaaaaaaaaatcgaaccaaaccgaatataggagtagctattttaaatttagaattacacctatatatatgtatacttttatacaaagtttcaaaaattttatagtaaatgttaatcgtttgcacttttagtacagttttttacctttacattctagtttgattgatagttttcttttgttaagtgtaagaatctatttcatgttaaaaataatatatttttaattgagtccttaaattattcgtcactatttaattcaattatcatcaatatatcttgg harbors:
- the LOC107764598 gene encoding putative methyltransferase At1g29790; this encodes MDSPHKPRSFSPNLFFFFLLVSSNLLTFFISNIFKNSSCSLYQQTYKAIATASLNNAIPFVVKSETRDVVHVSDKPAADLDLPSEFLAFTSPHQLPFGVNPSFNSDKLIPPVGRPCTMFPDLLRRYMSYKINGSCPDDELLAQKLLLKGCEPLPRRRCRPAAQQEYVEPYPLPESLWITPSDSSVVWTAYTCKSYECLINRKKNQKAFDDCKDCFDLNGREKNRWLSKKGAGLDFSIDEVLAVKKPGTIRIGLDIGGGVATFAVRMRERNITILTTSMNLNGPFNTFIASRGVVPLYISISQRLPFFDNTLDIVHSMHVLSNWIPTTLLHFLLFDIYRVLRPGGLFWLDHFFCVGEQFEQVYAPLIDSIGFNKVKWVVGRKMDRGPELNEMYLSALLEKPLKNSW